The following is a genomic window from bacterium.
GCCAAAACATCCACATAGGAGAGAAGCTTTTCCCTGTAGAATTCAATTTGCCCAGTTGGTCGCGATAGTTTCCCAAGATTTTCGTATTCGGCTTTTGGTATCCCCTCGCGCATAAGAAGCTGTTCTATTTTCCGGCAAACCTTTACTGGCAGATCCGTTCCATCGCCTGCGAGAAATATCAGGTCCTGCTTCTTAGGATTATACGGGGATTTTCTGATGTGAACCCCCGCAGTCTTAGGATTCGCTGAAAGATACTGTCTCGTTAGCGGAATAGGAACGAGGCCGAGATCCTCGACATTCATCCCCGCTGACATAGCTCCACAGAACAGAGCTCTGGCGGTTATCTGGCTTGCTCTGTCGGGGTCACGCGAAATAACTATCGTTCCACCCTCTTTCCCTACTGTAGCACCGAGAGCAGCACCTACTTTGGCTGCGAATTCGGGCGATATTTCCCAATTTATAGTGCCGCTTATTCTGGAACGAGCAAACAGTTCTCCACCAACGCGGTCACGGAATATTAGCGATTCAGTAAGGAATGCGCGATCATCAACAATTTTCTGAGGCCACAGTTTGACGCCAGCTACTATGGTCGCACCATTGCCTATTCTGCACTCGTCCGCTATGACAACATGCTCGTGTATCGTAGCACCCTCGCCCACCTTAACTCCTGAAGCCAGCACAGCATTACTTATATGTGCACCATCCCCTACTTTGACCCCATCCCATATAACAGCTCCTTCCACATAAGCACCCGCGCCTATTTCGGAATCCTCACCTATAACTGAATTATATAAGAAAGCACCTTTTTTTATCCTTGCATTCTTTCCGAGCAGAACCCTGCCCTCAATTTTTGCACCATCCTCTATACTCGCACCATCAGATATCCATACTTCACCGTCGCCATGTTTAATGCGCTCACCAGGAAATCTAAGCTTCACCCGTTCCCATAACGCATCCTCATTAGCCCGCCTGTATTCGCGAAGATTACCCACATCGCGCCAGTAGCCGCCAGCGACATACCCATAAAGCCTTTCACCAGCCTCCAATAGTCGAGGAAACAGATTCATCGAGAAGTCGAAGAATTCCCCTTTAGGTATCCATTCCAGAATTTCCGGTTCGAAAATGTATATTCCAGTGTTTATCGTGTCCGAGAATACCTGTCCCCATGCCGGTTTTTCGAGAAAACGGACTATTCTGCCGTCGTCGTCGATTATAACTATTCCGAACTGCAAAGGGGTTGGATGCCTCGTCAAAACTATAGTCGCTAAAGCTTTCTTTTTTTCATGGAAGTCGATGGCTGCTTTAAGATCGAAGTCGGTCAGGACATCTCCTGATATGACTATAAACCGTCCTCTAATAAGGTCTCCCGCATTGCCCACGCTTCCTGCGGTCCCGAGGTCAGCCTCAGCCATACGATACGATATCTTCATTCCCCACGGTGAACCATCGCCGAAGTAACTGCTTATTTTTTCGCCTTGATAGTAAAGGAGTGCTATGGCATCGTCGAAACCATTTTGCGAAAGCAAGTTAAGTATGTGCTCCATCATTGGCTTGCCAGCAACAGGTACCATAGGCTTGGGCCGTCTAAGCGTTAACGGGTGAAGCCTCGTTCCGAAACCGCCTGCCATTATTACGACCTGCAAGGTTAAGCCTCCTTTTGTTACATTTTAACGCCTCTTTAAAGGATAAGATACTGTGGGTTAACAGCGTTGCAAGGGGTATTTAGTGGATTAAGTTTAATATTTTTATTAAATAGTTGCAGAATATTTATTAGCTTCATAAAGAATTTCTACTAATAAACCCACTCAACCCTCTCTCCTCTCACCACTCCCACCACCTTTGGTTTTCTCTTTTCGCCGAAGTCGGAGTCAAGTATTATGCCCAACGCTTCCGAGCCTTCCCTGAGCGGCGGCTTCCTGCCCTCCCAGCGTGCTGGTGCATCCGAGAACATCTCCATAGCCTCACTAAATTCAAGCCTTTGCTCATCGTTGGGATGCGCTAATGCCGCGACAATGCCGCCAACAGGGTCAATAGGCGTTATGTAGGAATCAGAGCCACCGATTAAATTTATCCCCAACTCCCTCGCGCGCCTGAACTGATTGGTTTGTCGCCATCTATCACCAAGTCGCTTTGCATACATTCCGTTGGGGCCACCCCAGCGTATCTCAAAAGTCGGCTGAACGGAAAGGGTTAGAGAAAGCCGTGCTATCCTTTCAAGCAATTCACCGTGGGCAAGCTCTGCGTGCTCTATGCGCCACCCATGCAATGGAGCACCGCCGGACAC
Proteins encoded in this region:
- a CDS encoding NTP transferase domain-containing protein, translated to MQVVIMAGGFGTRLHPLTLRRPKPMVPVAGKPMMEHILNLLSQNGFDDAIALLYYQGEKISSYFGDGSPWGMKISYRMAEADLGTAGSVGNAGDLIRGRFIVISGDVLTDFDLKAAIDFHEKKKALATIVLTRHPTPLQFGIVIIDDDGRIVRFLEKPAWGQVFSDTINTGIYIFEPEILEWIPKGEFFDFSMNLFPRLLEAGERLYGYVAGGYWRDVGNLREYRRANEDALWERVKLRFPGERIKHGDGEVWISDGASIEDGAKIEGRVLLGKNARIKKGAFLYNSVIGEDSEIGAGAYVEGAVIWDGVKVGDGAHISNAVLASGVKVGEGATIHEHVVIADECRIGNGATIVAGVKLWPQKIVDDRAFLTESLIFRDRVGGELFARSRISGTINWEISPEFAAKVGAALGATVGKEGGTIVISRDPDRASQITARALFCGAMSAGMNVEDLGLVPIPLTRQYLSANPKTAGVHIRKSPYNPKKQDLIFLAGDGTDLPVKVCRKIEQLLMREGIPKAEYENLGKLSRPTGQIEFYREKLLSYVDVLAIKGGGFKIVVDYEFGAAAQVMPAINEQIGAEVLTLNAYVDPNRLTKTREEREKTLKTLSAVVTSLGADAGFAIDPTGERLTIVDERGKIYKDNELLYLVTKLYLSQYKPETIAVPISATMGVNFVAREHGIKVVRIREDHLAMMEAARSGIEFVGGTRGGFIFSYFGFACDAMFSMVKILELMAKAGQPLSLLAVDMPKFFWIQREVDCPWHAKGKVMRSLIEYTKNFPRDIVDGVRVIRSDAWVLILPDVERPVFHLLAEGKTKEVAERIIREYEDLVKKWQK